One stretch of Oncorhynchus clarkii lewisi isolate Uvic-CL-2024 chromosome 3, UVic_Ocla_1.0, whole genome shotgun sequence DNA includes these proteins:
- the LOC139392021 gene encoding NADH dehydrogenase (ubiquinone) complex I, assembly factor 6-like isoform X1: MASGISAKHGLLTTKCSVFHSLQRNILPHAICIQRPTEVKCIRASTNSTAESRHNEKYCIDIVRSRDYDGFVSSLLLPEDARRSSLALRAFNVELAQVKDSFSQKTIGLMRMQFWKTTVEEIYRDDPPVQPVSAELWRAVKKHYLTKRWMLRIISEREKDMEDRAYRNLQELEAYSENTQSSLLYLLLESLGVKDVHADHAASHIGKAQGIVTCLRATPYHSSRRKVYLPMDICMLHRASQEDFIRGSREQNVRDVVYDIASQAHVHLQHARSFSKNIPASAFPAFLQTVVLEDYLQRVRRVDFDVFHPSLQKRNPLIPIQLYFRSWKKTY; this comes from the exons ATGGCATCTGGCATTAGTGCAAAGCATGGATTATTAACCACAAAATGTTCGGTGTTTCACTCACTCCAAAGAAATATATTGCCACACGCTATTTGTATTCAACGACCTACCGAAGTAAAATGTATACGAGCTTCAACAAACTCCACTGCAGAATCTCGGCATAACGAAAAATACTGTATCGATATTGTGAG GTCTCGGGACTATGACGGTTTTGTGTCCTCCCTGCTTCTCCCTGAGGATGCCCGGCGCTCCTCACTGGCCCTGAGGGCCTTCAATGTCGAGCTGGCTCAG GTGAAGGACTCTTTTTCTCAGAAGACCATAGGTCTGATGCGGATGCAGTTCTGGAAGACTACAGTGGAGGAAATCTACAGGGACGACCCCCCAGTGCAGCCTGTCAGTGCAGAACTATGGAGG GCGGTGAAGAAACACTACCTGACAAAGAGGTGGATGCTTAGAATAATCTCTGAGAGA GAGAAAGACATGGAAGACAGAGCTTATAGAAACCTCCAGGAGTTGGAGGCCTATTCAGAGAATACCCAGTCCTCACTACTGTACCTTCTTCTGGAGAGTTTAG gtgtgaaagatGTCCATGCTGATCATGCTGCCAGCCACATTGGTAAGGCCCAGGGGATTGTGACGTGCCTAAGAGCCACGCCCTACCACAGCAGCAGACGCAAAGTCTACCTACCTATGGACATCTGCATGCTG CACAGAGCCTCCCAGGAGGACTTCATCCGAGGAAGCCGGGAACAGAATGTGAGAGATGTGGTATATGACATTGCCAGCCAAGCCCACGTACACCTACAACAC GCCAGATCATTCAGCAAGAACATACCAGCTTCCGCTTTCCCTGCCTTCCTCCAGACA GTGGTGCTGGAGGACTACCTTCAAAGGGTGCGGCGGGTAGACTTTGATGTGTTCCATCCCAGCCTACAGAAAAGAAACCCACTGATCCCCATCCAGCTCTATTTCCGCTCCTGGAAGAAGACCTATTGA
- the LOC139385310 gene encoding beta-2 adrenergic receptor-like, with product MLPEGTEPTNCTLCYCALTNKILMVVFMVILIFAILFGNSVTLAVLCGTKHFHTPQGYLKTSLAVADLAVGIFVVPVSVYAEVSLMLNNSAPEWIVNNSQATAFHPCNLIGPIFAGCTFVSITTIFFLTIERSIAVLRPLHKESVITRKRTTILILFSWVGSFFLAVSPMIFSNEIALEYNLCSRMCNYALGTIDTFPSQAWNILLLFPAFDFTLLGGTVVINIISLSSIRQNSKQRKHLAESECQSGSRPTFSDIKAAKTIGTLTLAFTASFTPIAVFVVGNVLGNEWCNFSLFAFWILTTNSCWNVIIYSVRDQKFRLRAHKLLIPSQINNVTKTSKTVDILS from the coding sequence ATGCTGCCGGAGGGAACTGAGCCGACAAACTGTACTCTGTGTTACTGTGCTCTGACCAACAAGATTTTGATGGTCGTTTTTATGGTTATCTTGATTTTTGCTATCTTGTTCGGCAATTCGGTGACTTTAGCCGTACTGTGCGGGACTAAGCACTTTCATACGCCCCAGGGATATCTGAAAACGTCGCTAGCGGTGGCTGACTTGGCGGTAGGGATATTTGTGGTGCCAGTCTCCGTTTACGCAGAGGTGTCGCTTATGTTGAACAACTCCGCGCCAGAATGGATCGTGAACAATTCACAAGCAACGGCTTTTCACCCGTGCAATTTAATTGGCCCCATTTTCGCTGGCTGCACCTTTGTATCCATTACGACTATATTTTTCCTTACTATCGAACGGAGCATCGCAGTTTTGAGACCGTTGCACAAAGAATCAGTCATTACGCGCAAACGGACCACTATCCTCATACTCTTCTCATGGGTGGGGAGTTTCTTTCTGGCAGTGTCTCCGATGATTTTCAGCAATGAAATTGCCCTCGAATATAACCTTTGTAGTAGAATGTGCAATTACGCACTAGGCACCATCGACACGTTTCCTTCCCAGGCATGGAACATTCTCCTGCTCTTTCCCGCGTTTGATTTCACACTCCTTGGTGGAACCGTGGTGATAAATATAATTTCATTGTCTAGCATACGCCAGAACTCAAAGCAGAGAAAACATCTGGCTGAAAGCGAATGCCAAAGCGGCTCCAGACCCACTTTCTCAGATATCAAGGCTGCCAAAACAATAGGGACCTTAACGCTGGCTTTTACCGCATCATTCACCCCCATTGCTGTCTTTGTCGTGGGAAATGTTCTTGGAAACGAATGGTGCAACTTTTCGCTTTTTGCTTTTTGGATACTGACTACGAATAGCTGTTGGAATGTTATAATATACAGCGTGAGAGACCAGAAGTTTAGGCTGCGCGCGCACAAGCTTTTGATTCCTTCCCAAATCAATAATGTCACCAAGACCTCAAAAACTGTGGACATTTTGTCTTAA
- the LOC139392021 gene encoding NADH dehydrogenase (ubiquinone) complex I, assembly factor 6-like isoform X2 — translation MSSWLRQVKDSFSQKTIGLMRMQFWKTTVEEIYRDDPPVQPVSAELWRAVKKHYLTKRWMLRIISEREKDMEDRAYRNLQELEAYSENTQSSLLYLLLESLGVKDVHADHAASHIGKAQGIVTCLRATPYHSSRRKVYLPMDICMLHRASQEDFIRGSREQNVRDVVYDIASQAHVHLQHARSFSKNIPASAFPAFLQTVVLEDYLQRVRRVDFDVFHPSLQKRNPLIPIQLYFRSWKKTY, via the exons ATGTCGAGCTGGCTCAGGCAG GTGAAGGACTCTTTTTCTCAGAAGACCATAGGTCTGATGCGGATGCAGTTCTGGAAGACTACAGTGGAGGAAATCTACAGGGACGACCCCCCAGTGCAGCCTGTCAGTGCAGAACTATGGAGG GCGGTGAAGAAACACTACCTGACAAAGAGGTGGATGCTTAGAATAATCTCTGAGAGA GAGAAAGACATGGAAGACAGAGCTTATAGAAACCTCCAGGAGTTGGAGGCCTATTCAGAGAATACCCAGTCCTCACTACTGTACCTTCTTCTGGAGAGTTTAG gtgtgaaagatGTCCATGCTGATCATGCTGCCAGCCACATTGGTAAGGCCCAGGGGATTGTGACGTGCCTAAGAGCCACGCCCTACCACAGCAGCAGACGCAAAGTCTACCTACCTATGGACATCTGCATGCTG CACAGAGCCTCCCAGGAGGACTTCATCCGAGGAAGCCGGGAACAGAATGTGAGAGATGTGGTATATGACATTGCCAGCCAAGCCCACGTACACCTACAACAC GCCAGATCATTCAGCAAGAACATACCAGCTTCCGCTTTCCCTGCCTTCCTCCAGACA GTGGTGCTGGAGGACTACCTTCAAAGGGTGCGGCGGGTAGACTTTGATGTGTTCCATCCCAGCCTACAGAAAAGAAACCCACTGATCCCCATCCAGCTCTATTTCCGCTCCTGGAAGAAGACCTATTGA